In one window of Candidatus Scalindua sp. DNA:
- a CDS encoding DUF2304 domain-containing protein: MATNYIFIQTISVLTFMYIIRLIYTHKLRIGNSWFLFLLGMGFLVLTVFPKTINILGYMTGSTSWLSNILFFLIMFLFIIIVHCTLMIKGLISRVKELGQQLALLNSEIDEKNSLHNRETQSA; the protein is encoded by the coding sequence ATGGCTACCAATTATATTTTTATACAGACAATTTCAGTATTAACCTTTATGTATATCATTCGGCTTATATACACGCACAAACTGAGGATTGGTAATTCGTGGTTTCTGTTTCTCCTGGGAATGGGTTTTCTTGTATTGACAGTTTTTCCGAAAACCATAAACATCCTTGGTTACATGACAGGTTCGACTTCCTGGTTGAGCAATATACTGTTTTTTCTGATCATGTTTTTATTTATCATAATCGTCCACTGCACTCTCATGATAAAAGGACTGATCAGTCGGGTGAAAGAACTGGGGCAGCAGTTAGCACTCCTGAACTCTGAAATTGACGAGAAAAATTCATTACATAATCGAGAAACTCAATCCGCTTGA
- a CDS encoding glycosyltransferase family 2 protein — protein MNKGRVLIIVPSFREEKNIFHVISGLRVHVPHLDILIIDDGSKDRTQEIAADNGVKVLKHPFNMGYGVAVQTGYKYAVKHDYDIVVQIDGDGQHDPKFITPLIRTLQQSRADVVIGSRFLKGGGYDAPFIRKAGIKFFSKIASVITKQKFTDSTSGQQALSRRVFTYFSELDNFPYDYPDADTIITLCFAGFKIKEIPVHMHDRMKGKSMISGIRVIIYVIQMLISIFIILIRKRKIANGYIQSSINTRPEVKKSVTKLKIKHKIKPKIKSKHRLLHPRVSLN, from the coding sequence ATGAATAAGGGAAGGGTGTTGATAATCGTTCCGTCATTCCGTGAAGAAAAAAATATATTTCACGTTATTTCGGGGCTAAGGGTGCATGTGCCCCATCTTGATATTTTAATCATTGATGATGGTTCAAAAGACAGAACCCAGGAGATCGCGGCGGATAATGGAGTTAAAGTTTTAAAGCACCCCTTCAATATGGGGTATGGCGTTGCGGTACAGACAGGGTATAAATATGCGGTAAAGCATGATTATGATATAGTAGTTCAAATTGATGGTGATGGTCAGCATGATCCGAAATTTATCACTCCGCTGATCAGGACGTTGCAGCAAAGCAGAGCGGATGTTGTTATCGGTTCCCGATTCTTAAAAGGGGGCGGATATGATGCCCCATTCATAAGAAAAGCGGGTATCAAATTTTTTTCTAAGATTGCGAGTGTTATCACAAAGCAGAAATTTACCGATTCGACATCCGGACAACAGGCCTTGAGCAGGAGAGTTTTCACCTACTTTTCCGAGCTGGACAATTTTCCCTACGATTATCCCGATGCAGATACGATTATAACCTTGTGTTTTGCCGGATTTAAGATCAAGGAAATCCCTGTCCACATGCATGACAGGATGAAGGGGAAGTCAATGATCTCGGGTATCAGGGTCATTATTTATGTCATACAGATGCTGATATCCATATTCATCATTCTCATCAGAAAGAGGAAGATAGCCAATGGCTATATACAAAGCAGCATAAACACAAGACCGGAAGTGAAAAAGAGTGTTACAAAACTTAAGATTAAACATAAAATTAAACCAAAGATTAAGTCGAAACACAGGCTGCTGCATCCTCGTGTCTCTCTCAATTAA
- the hpnH gene encoding adenosyl-hopene transferase HpnH, translating to MRGSLKLTYSLVKYLIKNKFSFVKRFPLVLMLEITHKCNLACEGCGRIREFKDTMDRMMSFEDCMSVVEECRSPVITITGGEPLLHPDIDKIVQGVLSKKRHIYLCTNGITLADSLRKFHPDSRLNINVHLDGLSETHDRIVGAKGVFQKATDAIKKAKQSGFNVCTNTTIYKDSDPREIEELFKLLTTMHIDGILVSPGFSFEDNTNDIFIQKEEFYRKFSFIYELSKKYKILNTPLYLKFLKGERDLMCTPWGNPTRNYHGWKSPCYMITESHFSTFREFMDTTDWDKFESGKDPRCRNCMVHCGFEPTVVLETGKNLRDVYEMLRWSFS from the coding sequence ATGAGAGGTTCATTAAAATTAACCTATTCTCTTGTAAAATATCTCATCAAAAACAAATTCTCATTTGTCAAGCGTTTTCCGCTTGTGCTGATGCTTGAGATTACCCATAAATGCAACCTTGCATGTGAAGGTTGCGGTAGAATAAGGGAATTTAAAGATACTATGGATAGAATGATGAGTTTTGAGGATTGCATGTCCGTAGTAGAGGAGTGCCGTTCACCCGTTATTACGATTACGGGTGGAGAACCGCTCCTGCACCCCGATATTGATAAGATCGTACAGGGAGTTCTCTCAAAAAAACGGCACATTTATCTCTGCACAAACGGAATCACCCTTGCCGATTCCCTCAGGAAATTCCATCCTGATTCACGACTGAACATTAACGTCCATCTGGATGGACTTTCAGAAACTCATGACCGTATTGTCGGAGCAAAAGGTGTTTTTCAAAAGGCAACTGATGCTATAAAGAAAGCCAAGCAATCGGGCTTTAACGTGTGCACAAACACGACAATCTACAAAGATTCCGATCCACGGGAAATAGAGGAGTTATTTAAACTTCTCACAACAATGCATATCGATGGAATACTCGTATCACCAGGTTTCAGTTTTGAGGATAATACAAACGATATCTTTATTCAAAAAGAGGAATTCTATCGAAAATTCAGTTTTATCTATGAACTATCAAAAAAATACAAGATTCTGAACACCCCCCTCTACTTAAAATTTCTTAAAGGCGAAAGAGATCTGATGTGCACTCCATGGGGTAATCCAACGAGAAACTATCACGGCTGGAAAAGCCCCTGCTATATGATCACAGAATCCCATTTCAGCACTTTCAGGGAATTTATGGACACCACAGACTGGGACAAATTCGAAAGCGGAAAAGACCCCCGCTGTCGTAATTGTATGGTACATTGCGGATTTGAACCTACCGTTGTTTTGGAGACAGGAAAAAACCTTAGAGACGTATATGAAATGCTGAGATGGAGCTTCAGTTGA